The genomic segment AGGCGGCTGTTTTTTGCTATGATGGTAAGCGTGAGAATTACTGAAGGAGTGAATCGATAACTATGGCAAGACCTGTTATCGCCATCGTCGGGCGCCCGAATGTGGGTAAGTCTACCATATTTAATCGGATAGTCGGCGACAGGCTGGCAATTGTAGAAGATAAGCCGGGGGTTACGAGGGATCGGCTGTACGGCACCGGAGAATGGAATGGCATAGCCTTTAATATTGTAGATACAGGCGGCATTGAAATTGATGGTGAAGATGAAATTATGAAATCGGTTCGGATGCAAGCCGAGCTGGCAATTGAAGAGGCAGATGTCATTATTTTTATGGCAGATGCGAAAGCGGGCCTCACCCATTCGGATGAGGAAGTGGGACAAATGCTGTTTCGCTCCCGCAAGCCTATCGTACTCGCAATTAACAAGGTGGACAATGCGGGACGTATGGACGAGGTATACGAGTTTTATGGCTTAGGCTTTGGCGAACCGATTGCCATTTCCGGCTCCCACGGCATGGGCATTGGCGATTTGCTGGATGCTGCCGTATCGAAGCTGCCAGAAATTGAAGATGTTGAATACGAGGAAGATGTTATTCGCGTTGCATTGATTGGACGTCCTAACGTAGGCAAATCCTCGCTTGTAAATGCGCTGCTTGGCGAAGAACGCGTGATCGTCAGCAATGTAGCAGGTACAACTCGCGATGCGATTGATACGCCTTTCGAGCGCGATGGACAGAAGTACGTGCTGATCGACACGGCTGGTATGCGCAAGCGCGGCAAAGTGTACGAATCCACGGAAAAATACAGCGTTATGCGTGCGATGAAAGCGATTGAACGCGCTGACGTTGCCCTCATCTTAATTAATGGCGAGGAAGGCATTATCGAGCAGGACAAGCATATTGCAGGCTATGCGCACGAAGCGGGCAAAGCGTCTATTTTTGTCGTCAACAAATGGGATGTCGTCGAGAAGGACGAGAAAACGATGCAAGCTTTCTCCCAGACGATTCGCGACCACTTCCTGTTTATGTCGTATGCGCCGATCGTTTATTTATCCGCGCTTACGAAGTCCCGTTTGCATAAGCTGCTGCCTGTCGTGAATCACGTTTCGGAGCAGCATGCTTTGCGCATTCAGACGCATTTGCTGAATGATATTGTTGGAGATGCGGTTGCTTACAACCCGCCGCCGACCGACAAAGGCAA from the Paenibacillus sp. BIHB 4019 genome contains:
- the der gene encoding ribosome biogenesis GTPase Der, which codes for MARPVIAIVGRPNVGKSTIFNRIVGDRLAIVEDKPGVTRDRLYGTGEWNGIAFNIVDTGGIEIDGEDEIMKSVRMQAELAIEEADVIIFMADAKAGLTHSDEEVGQMLFRSRKPIVLAINKVDNAGRMDEVYEFYGLGFGEPIAISGSHGMGIGDLLDAAVSKLPEIEDVEYEEDVIRVALIGRPNVGKSSLVNALLGEERVIVSNVAGTTRDAIDTPFERDGQKYVLIDTAGMRKRGKVYESTEKYSVMRAMKAIERADVALILINGEEGIIEQDKHIAGYAHEAGKASIFVVNKWDVVEKDEKTMQAFSQTIRDHFLFMSYAPIVYLSALTKSRLHKLLPVVNHVSEQHALRIQTHLLNDIVGDAVAYNPPPTDKGKRLKINYVTQVATKPPTIVIFVNEPEMMHFSYERYLENKIRAAFNFEGTPLRLFTRRKSDED